The genomic interval taaaatatactcttgtttcaaagtcaagacatggctttttttctcaagtaaagcaacaaaacgacaccttacctggcatttaggtcaaaaaaagtgccataatggagagcactcgtactttcttggaggtgaaaagcaaagttcttttcgacctgcaggatttcttttaaaagggtttaaaaacgaaagaaaagacgagagtcggttgtttttgaatagactattgtaagtttctaatttaaaatgtttgtgatttaaggctataacctatgtttaaatgttttgccacttgtgtgagctaaatctaaagtatataaatatgaataaatgaatttaataaatgttgtttaaatgtagtaggctacgtaacctgacttctattaaagagtaaacaaagagaattggaattctgacgaggcatgttcagtaaaaacttttggattttaaataaaaaataatgaatcaatgctgtgtttgtggtgtgcaacagcggatcagttacgactgcaaacgcagcatatgtgaaagcactacagggtgtggggctcctgcaacgcacacgcaacgcaacacgcaccgcacacgctaatgtaaagtaattcctgtaactacatagaagatgggtaaagtatagctccatcattgttcaatgtaaaaaatttaaaaaaatcatactttgctagttttaataaaaaaataataaaaaaaggtaatttatctgccaattttttctttttgctgtatctaaaacataccgaaccgtaacgtaccgaaccgtgacaccagtgtatcgtatccaaccgaaccgtgaattttgtgaaccgttacacccctaatatatatatatatatatatatatatatatatatatatatatatatatatatatatatatatatatatatatatatatatatatatatatatatatatatatatatatatatatattctctttaactctttatttttttttgctaagTTCTGTATATAGCACATTTTGTATAATGTAGTCCATTACCAATGATTTCTGGCCAAAGTTGTCAGGATGGAGAGATCTTTGCAGCTCCAAGTATCTTTTCTGAAGTTTTTGGGAGtccaaagaaaatgttttttcactgaggaaacacacacatgtTCATTAACATATATGACAGGATGTGAACTATAAAGAATTTGAAATACAAAGATATTTCACATCTAAACATAAGCTCTAAAACATTTCTTTCTGCAACCAAGATCTGTATCCGTACAGTTCTGAATCAGTATAATGATCAACTACTACATCATATACAGCATCGGTCAAAGGTTGGGAAACCAtcaatatttttaatgtttttgaaagtctcaTGCTCATCAAGCAGACCAAAAATACAGACAAAATATTATTactgtttaaaataatgtttgtctattttaatatattaaaaacataatttattcctgtgatcaaagctgaatttacagCATCATTACTCATTCCTTCGTTGTTCattccttcagaaatcagtctaatatgaggatttattattaatgttagaaaacagttgtgctgcttatttttttttttttaacctgtaatacttttttcaagattctttgGTGAATAAAAAgttgtagaaaaaaaaacatttatttaaaaaataagtcttttgtaacaatatacactacctTCAAAAGGCtgggtctgtttttttttccttttttaaaaaaaaagaaagaacttttattcagcaaagatatGTTAAAttgattaatatatatatatatttatatatatatatatatatatatatatatatatatatatatatatatatatatatatatatatatatatatatatatatatatatatatatatatagttagaaaatatttctattataAATAAGTTACTCAGTAAAAAGttccaaaaaatattaagcagcacaactatttccaacactgataatacatcagcatattagaataattagAAGGGTCTGATTTTGAAAATTCATATTtgcatcacaaaaataaatgtttttaagtaTATTAAagtagaaaaccattattttaaattataatatttcaaatattacAGGGTTTTCTtctatatatttttgagcaaataaatgcagacttgatGACCATAAGAGACAATAATaagtccaaacttttgaccagtagcctactgtacattatatgtacacacacacacacacacacacacacacacacacacacacacacacacacacacacacacacacacacaaaatggatTTTGAGGAatgaaagtaaaaattataataaaaaaagtaactttttGGAAGCTCAGGACCAAGAAGgcagataaaaaaaacaaccatGACTCCATAAGTGCATTACAATGTATTGTAACAAAGTTAACTCACCACTTCAAGAGGTCAAAATAATTAGTCTTGTCATCAGCAGGCTGGATCACATTACAGGAGGAACAGAAAAATAATTCAGCAGAAAATCCGCAGTTCCAGCAGATTCTGTTGAGTGTAACAGTAACAGTGCTGAATGACTTCTGACTCAAGTGTCCTTTAACTGCTTTACAGAGAGAAACACCCTTACTGTCTTTACTGTAAGAGCTGACCGCTCGTTCTGAAGAGAAATACGGATACAACACAAGGTTGAGACGTTGCCCGTCTGATATACATCTGTGTGCGTGATTTAATCCGGAAGACGTAAACAAAAATCGGAGCCTGAATAGAGTTATCATGATTAAACCACAGAAAGAAACCGGGCTTATAAAATATGATTGCGATACTTCCTGTCATGAACAGCaatcatttttcaaaataaaagtttgaccTTTTAAAACATTTCGTCGCATTTATTTGCTTTATTGTGCTATAGTTATTTGTTCGTAGTTAGTGAAACATGAGATCTACTAGAATGAGACAGGATCTGGAATTTTATGACAACTCAGTATCAAAGATTAACGTTCCCTaccacattaaaaatatagTAAGTCACACAACTTTTTCtgaaaaatatttgagaattGTGTTTTACGACGGACAATTATAtcttgtttatatatatatatatatatatatatatatatatatatatatatatatatatatatatatatatatatatatatatatatatatatatatatatatatatatatatatatatataatcttcgTAAATGTTATGTAATCTGAATTATATTTGCATTTATCTTTCTGAATTGTATCTATTCTGAATTACTACTCTCGTATGTGttctttattttaatcaaaGGGAACGTTGGCGTGTTTTATAAACTACATTTCCCGTGAGCCTCCACTCTCGTTTCTGATTGGATGAATTATGTTATGGGAAGTTCATGGATGGAAACGAGTGGCTTTTCCCGGCAGATTTGATGAGAAGCTCACGCGGCCTTCCTAACCCACTTCTGCACCTTTGATACTTTTAATAAGAGGACTTGATTAAGGTATGCATTACGATAAGAAATGAAAAAACACAATTAGATGACCTGACGCTGACGGACATGCGGATGCTCTATCAAGGAATATTTTTGCTGAAAATAAGCAACAGTCCTTTTCCTCTTTCGCTCGTGCGCCAGCTCTGTCATAAAACGATGCACTTTTAAACCAGCAAAAGTAACTAAAGTCACTTGTTTCGATTTATTTACTTGTCTCATCATTTTGTTTCCTTGCCAAGTTTCATTTTATTGCATTAGTGTCGGTGGTGCATGAAATTAGTTCGACCTAAACACTTGCAGAAATTGAACTTTGAAAGTTCATGATGTAAAAGCAGCTAATTTCCTTCAAAGCACATCATTAATGCTCTTCTGTCAATAATGTCT from Pseudorasbora parva isolate DD20220531a chromosome 3, ASM2467924v1, whole genome shotgun sequence carries:
- the hscb gene encoding iron-sulfur cluster co-chaperone protein HscB yields the protein MITLFRLRFLFTSSGLNHAHRCISDGQRLNLVLYPYFSSERAVSSYSKDSKGVSLCKAVKGHLSQKSFSTVTVTLNRICWNCGFSAELFFCSSCNVIQPADDKTNYFDLLKCEKTFSLDSQKLQKRYLELQRSLHPDNFGQKSLKEQDYSEEQSALVNKAYRTLQKPLSRAVYMLELQGVLLEEGTDATADPAVLREVMEINESLAETRSQDEVNAIGQSVREKLKDLTEQMNSSLNKGDLLTAKGLLARMKYFTNIEEQVKDRIAEGC